A stretch of DNA from Castor canadensis chromosome 2, mCasCan1.hap1v2, whole genome shotgun sequence:
GGCTCAACTCCCTCACTCTATCCACCCCCCAGGAGGTGAGAATGGTAAGTAACTTTTGTTAATTTGGGGCAACAAATTAAAAGGTATAGCTGCTACCTGGATCACAGAATCCCTGTTAAGCCAGGTGAGGGATAATTGTGTGGGGTCAACGGCCTGAAAACCTGAAAATGGTGAAACAGTGGCCAGCCTCTTGTACAGAAGTGTCCAGTGAAGATGTTTTCATCTGAGAGGACCTGTGGAGAGACCAGTACAGGCCTTCCAAACAGTTCCTTTTTCTTAGAGTGCCATCTTGTGGTTGTTATATCTGATTACCTGCCCCATGTTTCCCTTGCAGAACACCAAGTGCTGGGATAGTCAGCTTCATGGGCCAGAGTGGCTCACCCAAGGAGGTGCTGGTGTTGCCATTTAGACATCATTTAAATGGTGTTGATCATCTCGTTTGCTGATCCTACCATGGCTGAAGGCAGACCCTTGGCTATCTAGCCTCTACAAGATCCCTGGACTCCCTGACCCTCCTTCCTCAGGAGCTGGAGAGCTGGTACTtggcaaaaatatttattctctcaGCCACAATCATGACTGTTGTGGCCTCTGTGGAGATGAAAGCATGGGGAGCAACCAGGGAAACACAGTCTAAGCCCAGAGGAGTCACTGCTCTGTTCCCCAGCCCCTTGGTCTGCTGCCAGAGCAGTaccaccacccactccacccccagaaGGGACCCCCAAGCACTGAAGACAGCACAGCAGCCATACCCTTCTCACCATCATTACCACCATCACCAGATTCTGCATCTCCCCAGCGGTTTGGGCCTGGGAACTGGCAGCATGTGGAGGAATTAGAATCTCAGGAAAGAAATTGGGGGCCATTTTCTCTGTaattttgaagataaggtctttAAACATGGAGACATCCCCCCTCTAACATGAGCACAGATAAATGCTCGGAGCCTGGCCTGGAAAGGAAGTCCAAGGCCACTGTGGCCTTGAGCTGCCTGTCAGGCAGAGGATAAGGGTTCCACCTCCAGCACAGGGctccccagggatgcaggagggAGCTAGAGCTGGAATATGGAGTGCGTAAAATTGAACCTGCTTCCCCACTAAGTCCTGCTGCTTCTGACCTCTCAACTCCttgcccttttctcttccctccctaaCCCCTTGATGCTTTTCCAGGGGGATGCCCACactcatcttttcttttccagtgCTTGGTTCTTAAGACTCAggcagaaaaagtaaaatttcccCCTGCATGGGGAACCTTGGAGTCTGCCAGGTCACTTTAGGGCAAGTCCCAGAAGTCAGGCTCTGGGAGCACCCAGTAGTTCTTGGAGATGTCCTGTCTATTCAGCCATCTGAGTATCTTCCTCATTAAGGCCCATAAATGTATGCAGCCCAGTTCTTCTGTCTTCATGGTTTTATATAGTTCAATATATAACCTCCATATGTGCCAATATAAGCTGTGTGTCTTTGCAGCACACATTTTTGTTTTAGGGGCCACTGGCCATGGGAGGTTATTTGTTCCTCAGACTCTGGGATAACACATCCAAGCATTACTCATTACTGGAGCTCAGAGTGAACTCAGTGGGGCTGTATTTTGAGGTAGCAGACAATTCTTCGCTGTCCTTAGAAATGCAGTCTCCCTTGATCCAATCTATAAAGCTCTGTGTACTGGGAAAGTGATGATTTGGTAGCTCTATTGGAGTCACTTCCTCCCAAGGTGTGGGAAGCTTTAGCTCTGCTTTTGTGATGTGTCATCCCTTTGTTCTCCTTCCCTATCTTTCTTTGATCCTTTGGATTGTCAACTGTAAAAATTGTCAGACACTAGCATAGACTGGAGAAGGGTATTTGTAACCAGAATGCCAAAAGTGACCATTTATGAGCAGGAAGGTGGTTCTGACTTCTCCTGGAGAATGGGGACGAGGGGGACAGTAAGCACAATGCCCAGTAGAGGGTGGTTTCCAAAAATCCCTAAAGCCCTACACATACGTAGGCTTTGGGTCATTTGTCCAAGAGGAGCCCCTCTGATCCACAAATTTTCCCTGTAGGTTTCCAtgtccttgtttttgtttaagtTGGATTCTGAACTCTCCCCTAAATTCCATTGTTTTAGACCCATTGGCAGGGCCCTACGCAGCCTCCCTAATCACCATCATTCCTTCTGCCTCCTGCTGCCCTAGTGGGCAGTGTGCTTTGAGTAGTAACTTCCCTTTCGTCCATGGAAGTAGCTGGTGTGGACACCTTCACCTCACCTAACCCAACTCACCCCTACCAAGAGGGTGACTGAATTTCAGCCTGATTGTGTCCTCCCAGACTCCTGTGGAATGGAGCCAAGCGCCCATTTCTgttcctgtttgtttttaaatgttgttgTGTGTTTTTTATCTGTAGTGCTGGCCTGCAGCAAGCTCTGTACATATTGTAAAGAAACCACTGGagtaattttctttctcattgggCATGCATGGCCCCACATTCCTGCTCTTCCCACTTTGTTCTGTAGCATAGAGGAGGAACTCCTGTATTGGCAGGACAGCCTTGGGTTCTGCAGAAGGGAACagctgggttgttttttttttttttcttaaaagacatTTTGGCTCTTTAATCCTTATATTCTAAGTCTCCCTTGAAGAATAGGAGCTGCCCAGATGAGCAATGATGGCAGAATGGCACTGCCTTCAGCCCTGATCCTCCTGGTCCCTAATCCTTAGCAGGTACAGTCTTCCCTCCCTGAAATAGCATGAAGCAGCAGCAGCTGTAGAGATCCTTAACAAGGACTGAGTGAAAGATTTGATATCCACCTCAGCCTCTCTGTATAGGGAGGAAAAATACAGTTATTGGATGCCCATGATCAAGTCAACAGGACGAGAGGTTCAGCAAGGTTCCCCACCCCAAACCAAACGCTGCTGCTAAGGGCCCAAACCACCAAACCAAATCTCTCCTTGAGTCATCTAGTAGAGAAGCTAAGCCAAGAGGGCCTCATCCTCTGGTAGGGTAGCCATGGCTTGAGAGCTGCCCTTTAGGATTTACATCTGCTTTTTCCTCATTTATGCTGCGCCTGTCTTCATCCCCTTCCCctatattatacatgtatatgcacatGTATAAAGTTTCCTTCTCTTACTTCCCATTCTCCACATACCTGAAGGTCAAAGAATCACATGCAGAAGGGTAAGAAGGCACCCTATGAAATCAAATGGTCATTTCTTTAATCTCCTCTCCAGGCTCCAGGATGGGGATGGGAGGACTTGAGAGTTAGGGGCTAAGACTCCAGAAGGGCTAGAGAGTTATATACAGGCTGTGAGGCCCCTTTGTGTCACTTACTACCCCATAGACCCTATCACCATCCCACTGTCTACTTTGATGCCCCCATGATTCAACTGGGCAGCTAGTTGGCCCCATAATCCTGGGcctttgtcatttgttttatttccagTGATCCCCTGCCATGGGCCCTCCTGGGATCAAACCTCTCCCAGGCCCTGTCCCCAGCCCCTCCTGCCCCAGCCCACCCGCTTGCCTTGGTGCTCAGCCCTCCCGCTGGGAGCAGGTTGGGGCAAGCTGGAGGCccgggctggaggggcagtgttgCTGTTCATAGCTTTTGTTCCATTGGCGTTGCTCTGTTCGATTTAATTTCAGTCTTCCTGATTCTTCCCTTCTGTAAAGTGTACATTACCAAGTTccttgtttttatatatatatatacatatatgtatatgtgtatatatatatatatacatatacatatatgtatatatatacacacacacacacacacacacacacacacacaaactgtacTCTTTTTGCCTTTGTACACTCaggcaagaagagaaaataaatctttttaagaGACAATCACAAATCTGTGAGGGCTGCTGGTTATTTCTCCTGGAGTTTGCTGCTGAGctgcctcctcctttctcccaccTTTTCTATTCTCCTTCAGCTTTCCAAATCTTCCTGGTCCTGCTCCATATGCATCTTTAGCTTCACCTTCCCTGGCTGGCAGCAATCTGTTGAATCCAGTGTCTAGACTACCTGCCCTATAGCCCTTCCCTGCCCAGCATTGTTTTCTGACTTGGCCACTGGATTAGCCCAGAAGCTTCATCCTATGCCCTGGCCTCCCCTCTTCATCCTTAGATCCCATTCACCGAAGTGGCTTTGTACCCCTGGGTACTCTGGGATCTATCTCCTAGAGGCCCTGGCTTTGGACATTCACCTGTGAAACTATGCAGCTGGGAGCTCTCCAAGAGTTTGCACGATTTAAATCTGCTTAGGAGTTGGGATGAATTTTTTTTAGGAATGAGTGAGAGACTACCCCCAGCAGTCCATACACCCCCAATCTGACCCATCCCAGCCTCCAAAATGCACTGATCCAGAACCCAGAGGATTATTCTTGGCTGGTGGATTCCTGTGGTTACCCCATCAGAACAAGGGCTAAGGGCTTATGGGTCAAGAGCATTTGATCAGAACTTCAAAGGGTGGTACCTTCTGAAACACAGCCCAACCAAACTATTGTcctacctttttttcctttcctctaccttctccttcccttttttcccctttgttctACTTCCTTTTCTTAATTGGCTTTGGAattgaagtatatttttaaattatttgttgtatttattgaataaagTTTTTAATGTCCCTGTTCTTAAATTTAGACTTAGTTTGCCTTTCACATATCTTCCCCCATCCTTCTCCATCCCTAAAAATATTCTACCTTCTCAGTTGCTTTTTTAACTAAACTGCAACCTTTGGGTGTCATATTTCTTTCCAGTGAATGGTCTTCAGTAGCCTAAGTTTTTTTTGAAAGGGAAATCTTGACTGGGTACCTGAGTTTTTTTAGTTCAGCCCTTCTAACTCTGGCTGTGTTGAGCAGGAACCACCAACAGTAGCAGCAGAGTCTCAAGCATGTTTCCCATCATCTGCCAGCCAGCTTTGGGGAAAGTAAAGGGctaagttttgtcttttttaaaaatccctgtcTACCTGTATATTCCTTGGGTTTTACATCTGAATCCTGACCTGCCTACTACAGAGAACTTGGCCACTGTATCTGCCCTACCACTACAGTCTCTTTTCCAAGAGAAGCATGTATCATACCCATAATTAAGTTAAGCTCTAGTAGTGATAGGTAGTTGGTCCTGGTACAGGAATAAAGAACAGACCAACCACAACTTTAAATCAGTTTAttgacacagaaacacaaacacacgtGCCTCAATGACACCCCAACTCCCTTCACCCAATCTAGatctcttccccttttctttctccttacaATATGCTGCTCAGTGAAAACAGAAAAGGGCAGGCCACTTCTACACCACCACCCCCAATCCCACCCTGCAGAACAGTCTCAAGCACTGCTCAGACCTGTTGGGGGAGGCAGTCAGCACTATACTTGGTCAGCCAGAGGCATTCAGTCCCTAAGGACAGAATCCCCCACTATTACCAGGCCCTGAGTTGctattcttcccctctgctcttCATGACCTTAGTAAGGAGACTTTGGGGCCTGGGCCTCAGGAGCAAGAACTCCTAGCAATAAATCTGAGAAGTGGAGTTTGGCTAGTGTTTCTTAAGACCCAGGTACCCCCAAAAAACCCTGGTGGTGGGAGTGAACTTCAATGCCCCTATTTAAAATGCACTAATAACATTAAGACAGATTAAGCCAGTTTAACCAAATGTCAGAATAACACTAAGCTGTAAAAAAGGAGAGGGTCAGACCTGCTTATTGTGGGCCAGACACAGATGCACACAAAGAAGCCCAAGTGGAGTGTTAAAAAATAACCCAATGACACTTGCCCAGGAACTGAAAAGCCTATACTTGGGAGCCCCTAGGGTGAcgaagcaaagaaaatatttaagtctTAAAAACCAATCAAGAAAGCCCATCAGCAAGGAGACCGGAGCATGATAGTGCTGCCCACTAGCCCTCCAAGGCCTTGCCCCTAGACCCAGATAGTTCCTTCTAGGCAATGTCCTCCCCTAGGCTAGACAGAGCACATCACACAGCgcaatttaaaaagcttctaaTGCCAGTTCATAAACATCATCTTCATTTACTATTGGTGATTACATGTGAATAATATGTTTATACTGTTCTTTAtggaaaacaatttcaacaagtcaACTCCAAGAACACAATAGGCAACCCTCACCCTGAGCCCCTCAGTGTCCTTCCCTAGACAGTGAGAAACCCTCTCCTTTGTCCCAGGGCTGCCTAACTTCCCCTCTTTCCCCACTGTGGCTCTTGGACAAAGCATCCTCTATGACCATTAGTCCTCATCGGACAAGTTCTGGTCCAGGGGGTAAACCATGAACATCACATCTGGCCGAGAGGGGACACAGGGATGACCTGGACGCACAATCTCAAAGCCCAAGAAGCTGAAGGTCTTCAGGAGTGGAGCTGTGGAAGATAGAGCATGAAAAGAACTCTGATGAGAAACACCAGGGTAACTCAAAGGGAAAACTTGAGACAAAGATTCAACAAACAAGCATTAGGCCCTTGGGCATCTCACTTCTCCATGGATTTCCCAGAGTTTGTAAGCCAAGTCAAGAGGAACCCTTCAGCTAGGTACcatggctcacagctataatcctagctactcaggaggcaatgatCAGAAGGATTggcgtagttcaaagccagcttggataaaaaactcaagaaacttcatctcaaccagtaaaaaagctgggcacagtggcatgtacctgtcatcccagtgaaatGGGAAAGTAGAAATAGGATCATAGTCTAGGCCTGCCTGGACATAAACAGGCAagactattcaaaaaatacccgCCCCAAAAAAggtttggggcatggctcaagtggcagagtgaaaggccctgagttcaagtcctaatACCACtgtacacacacagaaaaataccTTCCCTTACCATGTGGGAGCCATCTACCTTCCTCCCCAGCCCCACTAGGTCTTCAGGCTGTTTTGATGACTCACCTCTGTCTTCCCGGCCCTTCCTGAAGCAGATGAAGACATAGTTCACTTTCATCTTCTCTTCAGCAAACTCTAGCAGTGCTAACAATCTGtaagaagcaaagaaaactaCTCAggtccaccaccacctccacagaCCTCACTCTTCACTTCCCCTCCTCAacccccattaaaaaaaaaaaaaaaaagctttctgaGCCTAACAGCCTAAGGTACAATAAGGAATTTTCAAGGATAAGGTTCTCATTTCAAGAGCCCAGAGTTCAGAAAAATACAAGCACAACCCCTGAGAAAAATGTTACTGAATAATCTCTTCATATAACAGGTCATCTGAATGTAATACTAGCCGTCTTAATTAATGCAGTTCACAAGACAAGAGTCTGAGGCCTTAGAAAGAGAACTTGCATCTTCAGTGATCACTGCCACTGAGAGGAAAACTCAACCCTGACACTGACTAAAGTGGTTTCCTCAAGATGAGCCTGCtgtgtgcaggtggctcatgcctataatcctggctatttaggaggctgagataaggacaaTCTCAGTTCGAgggacagccagggcaaacagttttgtgagaccccccccatctccagaataaccacagcaaaatgaactagagacatggctcaagcagtagaaagcaCCTATTTGGcaaacataaagccctgaattcaaacccgtcctaccaaaaaaaaaaaaatgttgggccACTCAAAAACTTCTGTCCTCAGGACTGCTTCTCACACATGGGCTGCTTGGAGAGCCTTGCCCAATCCAATGAAATCCAACTGTACCTACCACTGTACCTTCCTGGCTCAAGGAGGTCTTGATGTCTGGGAGTCATGAACCAAGGGGTGAAGAACTGTTAGGCATTTGGTTAATGTGATAATGATCTACTTTAATTATAACCTGGAGCAGGCCTGTTTTATTGACTAAAAATAACTTGTTACAAAATGGGATCTGCTTGGCAAGTCTAGAGCTATGGGAGAAGTTACAGACTCCCTACAAATCTGTTCTCCCTAACAGATTCCCCAACACTCTCTGCAAGTGAATGTCCTTCCTCACTTGCTTTCCCTTCCCCAGCACTTTCTCCTTACCCTTCTTTGCTCCCATCAGCTAATAATCCATCTGGGATTTCTACAAACAGGCTCTGGCTGGACAGGACTGCATCCCAGGAAGAGACCTTCACCTCAGTGACCTCATACTGGAAGTGGACGATGTGAGGTTTTCCATCGTTCACAGGGAGGTCCTGGGTCACAGTGAGCTTGTCGTCCTGGGAAGGAAAGCAGGGCAGAAGACCAGATCACTGATGCTTCTGGCTACATCATATGCTCCCCCGGTGGTACTGGGCATTGCTTGGATCAAACTCAAGGTAGCATGGATCAGAGGGCATACTGGAAATACAGACCTGCATGCTGGCTAACTGGAGCCATTTCTAAGACCAGCTGATGCTGAGAAAAGCCAGAATGAGATAAGGGAATTATTTACCAAGTATCCAGCACTAGGTGCCAAGTACTGTGCAAGGTACGTCCCATGTATTACTGCAGTTACCATGATAGGCACTTGAGACAGGCATTAGTATCTCCCTTTTAAATCTAAGGATGTAGTTCAGGCTTGGGATGTATACagttcagtggttgagtgtttgcctatcatgcacctggtttcaatccccagtaccacaaaataaggCTCATGAAAACAGTGCTTGGGCCTGCTTTGCaaaaaagacctgagttcaaaccccagtcccaccaaaaaaatgaaaaccacaatgcagagcatggtggtacctgcctgaaaatacaatcctagcactcaggagggctGAGTAAAGAGGAAGaccacaagttggaggccagcctggggctacatttaaaaaaaaaaaacaaaaactatttgtAAGGGGTTAGCTGGGGTTGGAATCAACTATAGCCTGCTTCCAGATAGACTGTAAGGTCCATGTTATCTCCCCTGAGTGCAGTTTCAAGAGACAAGGAACCAACTGCCCTGCTAACTTTCCATACTAGTCTCAAGAAGAACCTGAACCAGCTTCTGGGCATCAATCACAGCA
This window harbors:
- the Oaz2 gene encoding LOW QUALITY PROTEIN: ornithine decarboxylase antizyme 2 (The sequence of the model RefSeq protein was modified relative to this genomic sequence to represent the inferred CDS: deleted 1 base in 1 codon), with the translated sequence MGLSLRKWSWELLSSILPLSNCPQLQCCRHIVPGPLWCSDAPHPLSKIPGGRGGGRDPSLSALIYKDDKLTVTQDLPVNDGKPHIVHFQYEVTEVKVSSWDAVLSSQSLFVEIPDGLLADGSKEGLLALLEFAEEKMKVNYVFICFRKGREDRAPLLKTFSFLGFEIVRPGHPCVPSRPDVMFMVYPLDQNLSDED